Proteins encoded by one window of Aspergillus chevalieri M1 DNA, chromosome 6, nearly complete sequence:
- a CDS encoding FluC/FEX family fluoride channel (COG:D;~EggNog:ENOG410PHTF;~InterPro:IPR003691;~PFAM:PF02537;~TransMembrane:7 (i66-86o92-116i149-170o199-227i248-266o278-299i378-402o);~go_component: GO:0016021 - integral component of membrane [Evidence IEA]), translating into MTSHDHDRDHDHKEESEIPLSESTAPPPIEPEPHQRTSQPPEPELELQPKTKETVQPLSKHPSTHLYTLSYLVFFAIFGTLARLGLQSLTFYTGAPIVTGVLWANASGSLLMGFFLEDKNLFREEWGENRETITEHERLKAHKATKKTIPLYIGLTTGFCGCFTSFSSFIRDVFLALANDLPDPSRDSFSGPVSRNGGYSFMALVAILLITVSLSLAALVAGAHLALTCDRLMPVLPFRFTRRILDPVIVVLGWGCWLGAVFMAIWPPDRHSPGTETWRGAAIFAIVFAPLGCLLRLYLSLFLNAKLPSFPLGTFAANILGTGILGMCYDLQHVGGISASVVVSCQVLQGVMDGFCGSLTTISTWVAELNGLSKRRHAYFYGTVSVGVGLGLLIVIMGSLLWTRGFDTPMC; encoded by the coding sequence ATGACATCCCACGACCACGACCGCGACCACGACCATAAAGAAGAGTCCGAAATCCCCCTCTCCGAATCCACCGCGCCCCCTCCAATCGAACCCGAACCTCACCAACGCACCTCCCAACCCCCCGAACCCGAACTCGAACTTCAACCCAAGACCAAAGAAACAGTCCAACCCCTCTCCAAACATCCCTCCACCCACCTCTACACCCTCTCCTATCTAGTCTTCTTTGCCATCTTCGGCACCCTCGCCCGCCTTGGCCTCCAATCCCTAACGTTCTACACGGGCGCACCAATTGTCACGGGCGTACTATGGGCGAACGCAAGCGGCTCGCTACTCATGGGCTTCTTTCTAGAAGACAAGAATCTCTTCCGCGAAGAATGGGGCGAGAACCGAGAGACGATAACCGAGCATGAACGACTGAAAGCGCACAAAGCGACTAAGAAGACTATCCCGCTTTACATCGGCCTGACAACCGGTTTCTGTGGCTGTTTTACCTCTTTCTCCTCGTTTATCAGGGATGTTTTCCTCGCGCTCGCAAATGATCTTCCAGACCCCTCCCGTGATTCGTTTTCGGGTCCTGTTTCGAGAAATGGGGGGTACAGCTTCATGGCGCTCGTCGcgatcctcctcatcaccgTATCGCTATCCCTCGCTGCGCTGGTCGCGGGTGCGCATCTAGCGCTTACGTGTGACCGGCTCATGCCTGTCCTTCCATTCCGATTTACACGACGGATTCTGGACCCTGTTATCGTGGTACTTGGCTGGGGATGTTGGCTCGGCGCGGTCTTCATGGCCATCTGGCCTCCAGACCGTCACAGCCCGGGAACCGAGACCTGGCGCGGAGCTGCAATCTTCGCGATCGTTTTCGCGCCGCTAGGCTGTCTCCTCCGGCTCTATCTCTCGCTATTTCTAAACGCCAAACTTCCCAGTTTCCCGCTGGGCACGTTTGCGGCGAATATCCTTGGCACGGGCATATTGGGCATGTGCTATGATCTGCAGCATGTTGGTGGGATTAGTGCTTCGGTGGTTGTTAGTTGTCAGGTGTTGCAAGGGGTTATGGATGGGTTTTGCGGGTCGTTGACGACGATTAGTACTTGGGTTGCTGAGTTGAATGGGCTGAGTAAACGGAGGCATGCGTATTTTTATGGGACGGTTAGTGTTGGTGTTGGGCTGGGGTTGTTGATTGTTATCATGGGGAGTTTGCTTTGGACGAGGGGGTTTGATACCCCGATGTGCTAG
- a CDS encoding uracil phosphoribosyltransferase (COG:F;~EggNog:ENOG410PIZM;~InterPro:IPR029057,IPR000836;~PFAM:PF00156,PF14681;~go_process: GO:0009116 - nucleoside metabolic process [Evidence IEA]), whose amino-acid sequence MTIHISSHPCLQTKLSQLRSHTTTTRETRELVTEISTILGVEALASLSAVPGKKVSLLDLISMKMLIEQDKTPLGIEYETREIPTNLAIVPILRSGLGMTDALTSLLPTPVPIYHLGLFRERSTLQPVEYYNNLPYHRHTSTTTPTPTATNIAAAETAILLDPVIATGATAEAAIHLLREWGVKQVIMISVLASEEGVKRVQESWDGGVEVWVAGVDVKCDERGMIVPGLGDIGDRLFVAVGK is encoded by the exons ATGACAATCCACATTTCCAGCCATCCTTGTCTCCAGACAAAGCTCTCTCAGCTACGCTCccataccaccaccacccgcGAAACCCGCGAGCTCGTCACCGAGATCTCCACCATCTTGGGCGTTGAAGCTCTAGCCAGCTTATCTGCGGTTCCGGGGAAGAAAGTGAGTCTACTTGATTTGATCTCAATGAAGATGCTAATCGAACAGGACAAAACACCCCTAGGAATCGAATATGAAACCCGCGAAATCCCCACCAACCTGGCCATCGTCCCGATCCTCAGGTCGGGATTGGGCATGACCGATG CACTcacctccctcctccccaccCCAGTCCCAATCTACCACCTCGGCCTCTTCCGCGAACGCTCCACTCTCCAACCCGTCGAATACTACAACAATCTCCCCTACCACCGCCACACCTCCACCACAACCCCGACCCCAACAGCTACCAACATCGCCGCCGCCGAAACCGCCATTCTGCTCGACCCGGTCATCGCCACGGGCGCCACCGCCGAAGCGGCCATCCATCTACTGCGGGAGTGGGGCGTGAAGCAGGTGATTATGATTAGCGTGCTTGCGTCCGAGGAGGGGGTAAAGAGAGTGCAGGAGAGCTGGGATGGGGGTGTTGAGGTTTGGGTTGCGGGCGTTGATGTTAAGTGTGATGAGAGGGGGATGATTGTGCCTGGGTTGGGGGATATTGGGGATCGGTTgtttgttgctgttgggAAGTGA
- a CDS encoding uncharacterized protein (COG:O;~EggNog:ENOG410Q1WV;~SECRETED:SignalP(1-17);~TransMembrane:1 (n6-17c26/27o96-113i)), translated as MKPSTVLLCLAPTAALATQQPSAVQPSPSVPNITPPAPLPELQQHQYQYQQSPESVQEAGVDIAAAQPTDAFDLGETTTTKSLQARSEGTLGQSPWIGMAIGLTCTALAAVMLG; from the coding sequence ATGAAACCTTCCACCGTCCTCCTCTGCCTCGCGCCCACCGCGGCCCTCGCAACACAACAACCTTCTGCAGTCCAACCCTCCCCCTCAGTACCAAACATTACTCCTCCCGCGCCATTACCCGAGCTCCAACAACACCAGTACCAATACCAACAATCACCAGAATCAGTGCAAGAAGCCGGTGTCGACATCGCCGCCGCACAACCCACAGATGCATTTGACCTGGGGGAAACAACAACGACCAAGTCGCTGCAGGCACGGAGTGAAGGAACACTGGGCCAGTCACCCTGGATCGGAATGGCCATTGGGTTGACGTGTACGGCTCTTGCAGCAGTCATGTTGGGATAA